CACTGGCCATCTTTGTGCTCCCTCTTTTTCTTTTTAACGTTTATCGACACTGTATTTTCCTGGCCCGATCAAGGCTAGACCGATAAAGATAAAACCTAGCTCGATAGGGTGCGATGCAGACATAAAACCTTCTGTTTTGTAGTGGAAAAGCGCTGCTATGAACATCACAAAAGCTAATAATAATGTTGCTGGACGAAAAGCAAAGCCGATGATCAATAAAAAGCCACCTAGCGTTTCAGTAAGGGCAGCCAAAAAGCCCCAAAAAGAATGTCCAAACGTAATGCCTACATTGCCCATAGCAGCGCCTACACCTTTCCACATCTCTGGGCCCCCTGCTATTTTTGGATATCCGTACATGATAAACATGATGCCTAATACTGCACGTATTAGCAGTAAGCCAGTATTTCTGTAATTTCCTAGAGTTGATAATATTGCCATATCTAATTTTTATTATTACATGTTATAAATATCGTGTCAAGGTTCGGTAACGATAACATCGCTAAGCTATATATAGCGTAGAGAAACTGTATCCTGTGTTACCTTTAAAGTGGCTTCCCGGCCCAAAATCAAGGTATAATTATCGTCGATATGTCCCGCAGGAAAATCGAACGCAATAGGATATCCGTATGCGCCAACGATATCTTTAATAAGCTCGGAAATATGCCACCCGAAAGCTACCTTATTATCTTTCAAATTTGTAAAACCACCTACAATCAACCCTTGGAGTTTAGCTAATTTACCGGCACGTTTAAGTGTATATAACATGCGGTCAATAGCATAATAAAACTCGCCTACATCTTCGATAAATAAAATTTTACCGTCATAGTCCATATCAGAAACTGAACCCAACACACTTACGAGCAATGCCAGATTACCGCCTATCACGGGCGCTGTAGCCTCACCTGGTACATGCGGCGCTTTGCTTTTATATGTATAGAACGGTTTCTTGCCAAAAAGCGTATCTTGCAGACTGTTTAATGATGCTTTAGTGGCATCTGGAATAGTCAGGGGCATTTGCCCATGTATGGTAGGAATAGCGAATAATTGATGGATATGACTGTGAATAACGGTAATATCGCTAAAGCCAATAATCCATTTGGGATCTTTTTCGAAAGAAGTAAAATCTATCTCATCAATTATACGGACCGAGCCATAACCTCCCCTGGCAGCAAATATGGCTTTTATCTCATCGCTATCTAACATGTTTTGAAAATCTGCTGTACGTAGTTCGTCGCTTCCGGCGTACTGTCGATAACTACTATGAACAGTTTTTCCTATAATAACTCCCAACCCCCAAGCTTCCAGTAACTTAATTGCGGGATTAATGTCTGTTTCTGCCTTCCATGCCGGACATACAATTCCTACCTTATCGCCTTTTTTTAAGTATGCTGGTGTTTTCGTCATATCTATTTTATTAGGAAACCGCAAATTGATGTATCTTTGCCGGAATAGCAAATCATTTTTGAAATTAGTGCGTTGGGTTTGTTGCGTGAGTTTAATAAGTAATAAATTGTTAAGGGAAATGCATGGAGATAGCTGGCAGAAGTTGCGGTTAGCTTCTAATCCCTAGTTTCGATGCTTATAGTTATTGGAACGAATACCTAAAATCCATAGATGAAAACAAAAGATTTTAAACGTTATACCATTACATCGGCCCTTCCTTACGCTAATGGGCCTTTACACATAGGGCATTTAGCAGGGGCCTACATCCCTGCCGATATATTTGTTCGTTTTCTTCGAATGAATAATAAGGATGTGGCTTTTGTCTGTGGCTCGGACGAGCATGGAGCGGCCATTACCATAAAAGCCAAAAAGGAAGGAATAAGTCCGCAGGAAATCATTGATAAGTACCATACACAGATAAAAGAAAGCTTCGATAGTTTTGGTATTTCTTTTGATATTTATCACCGAACATCGGCTAAAATACATCATGAACTCTCGCAGGAGTTCTTTCTTAACCTGTACCACAAGAACGAGTTTATTGAAAGGTTCTCTGAGCAATATTATGATGAAGAGTTCCATCAGTTTTTGGCAGACAGATATATTGTGGGAACTTGTCCAAATTGTCATAATGAAGGAGCCTACGGCGATCAATGCGAGAAATGTGGCACTTCATTGAGCCCAACCGATCTAATTAACCCGAAATCTACCTTAAGTGGGAAAACGCCTGTACTCAGAGAAACGAAACACTGGTATCTTCCGTTGGATAAATATCAAACCTGGCTGGAAGAGTGGTTATTGGTGGGTAAAAAAGATATTCTAAAATCAAATGTTTACGGACAATGTAGTTCTTGGTTGAAGTCGGGGCTCCAGGCTAGATCGATGACGCGCGACCTGGATTGGGGGGTAGATGTTCCGCTGGAAGAAGCACAGGGGAAAAAGTTGTATGTATGGCTGGATGCACCCATAGGCTATATCTCGGCAACCAAACAATGGGCGGCAGATACAGGGAACGACTGGGAGAAATACTGGAAAAAGCAGGAAGACCCTACGGATGACGCCTGTTTGATCCATTTTATCGGAAAAGATAACATTGTTTTCCATTGTATTATTTTTCCGGCAATACTACATGCACACGGCGAGTATATATTGCCGGAGAATATACCGGCAAATGAATTTTTAAATTTAGAAGGCGATAAGTTATCCACTTCCAGAAACCATGCGGTATGGTTGCACGAGTATTTGGCTGATTTCCCAAATAAACAAGATGAACTACGCTATGTGCTGGCTTCTATTTTACCGGAAACTTCCGACAGCGAATTCACCTGGAAAGATTTTCAGGCGCGTGTAAATAACGAGCTGGTAGCTATCTTCGGCAATTTTGTGAATAGGGTGTTGGTACTTTCCCATAAATATTTTGGTGGTACGGTGATGCCCGCGACAAAGCTCACCGAGAAAGATAAATTGGTGTTGTCTGAGCTTGAACGTTATCCAAAAGCCATTAAATCGTCTTTGCAACAGTATCGATTCCGGGAGGCGCTGGCCCATTTTATGAATATCGCCCGATTAGGTAATAAATACTTGGCAGACGAAGAGCCTTGGAAGCTGATAAAAACAGATGAAGAAAGGGTCAAGACCGTATTGAATATCAGTTTGCAAATAGCGGCTAACCTAGCGGTTCTTTCGCAACCATTTTTACCGTTTACGGCCGATAAACTTTTCGATATGTTGAATTTTAACGATCGCTCGTGGGACACGGCCGGGAATGCGCAACTGTTGGCAGAAGGGCACCTCTTGGGACAAACGCAGCTTTTGTTTGAAAAAATTACGGATGAGCAGGTGGATGCACAGCTGGCCAAGCTGGCTCAGGCGAAACTTGATAATGCTAAGGATACGGCAGTTGCTGAACCGGCAAAAGCAAATATCAGCTTTGATCAGTTTACACCCTTGGATATCCGAACAGGTAAAATCTTAACGGCTGAAAAGGTTGCTAAAACAAAAAAATTATTAAAAATGACCATTGATACCGGTATCGATCAGCGAACAGTGGTTTCCGGTATCGCCGAATTCTTTAAACCAGAAGATATTGTGGGAAAACAGGTCTCGGTTCTCGTGAACCTCGAAGCTCGTGAAATCAAAGGAATTCTTTCTCAGGGCATGATCTTAATGGCTGAAGATGTCGATGGGCGATTGGATTTTGTAGCTCCCCAGTCTGCCATAAAGCCGGGAAGTATTATCCGGTAGTTTGTGAAGAGACTATTTATTTAGGTGTCATAAATGTGTTAAACTTATGGCTATGACACCTAAATAGTACTTATCGATTAGCCAACAGCCATTGCTTAAAACCTTGAAAAGCTGTGCCTAATTCTTCTTTCTTACTGGGTCTGCTAGCTAAAGATTTTACTTGTTCCGGCGTATCGATTGCAGCTAATATTTCCGGAGGAAAAACTTCCGGAAACTTACAGGGATGAGCAGTAGCTAAAAACACCGCAGTATAGTCGCCAGGGTTTTTCTCTTTGTATGCTTCTGTCGCCAAATAAGCTATTGCAGTATGCGGACAAGCAATATAGCCATAATCCGTATACAATTCTTCAATACCTCTTCGGGTATCTTCGTCGCTGAAAGCATAAGCGGTTACTTTTTCCTTGAGTAGGCTACTGTCTTTCTCAAACAGATCCATAATACGGATCCAGTTGCTGGGATTACCCACATCCATGG
This Olivibacter sp. SDN3 DNA region includes the following protein-coding sequences:
- the metG gene encoding methionine--tRNA ligase codes for the protein MKTKDFKRYTITSALPYANGPLHIGHLAGAYIPADIFVRFLRMNNKDVAFVCGSDEHGAAITIKAKKEGISPQEIIDKYHTQIKESFDSFGISFDIYHRTSAKIHHELSQEFFLNLYHKNEFIERFSEQYYDEEFHQFLADRYIVGTCPNCHNEGAYGDQCEKCGTSLSPTDLINPKSTLSGKTPVLRETKHWYLPLDKYQTWLEEWLLVGKKDILKSNVYGQCSSWLKSGLQARSMTRDLDWGVDVPLEEAQGKKLYVWLDAPIGYISATKQWAADTGNDWEKYWKKQEDPTDDACLIHFIGKDNIVFHCIIFPAILHAHGEYILPENIPANEFLNLEGDKLSTSRNHAVWLHEYLADFPNKQDELRYVLASILPETSDSEFTWKDFQARVNNELVAIFGNFVNRVLVLSHKYFGGTVMPATKLTEKDKLVLSELERYPKAIKSSLQQYRFREALAHFMNIARLGNKYLADEEPWKLIKTDEERVKTVLNISLQIAANLAVLSQPFLPFTADKLFDMLNFNDRSWDTAGNAQLLAEGHLLGQTQLLFEKITDEQVDAQLAKLAQAKLDNAKDTAVAEPAKANISFDQFTPLDIRTGKILTAEKVAKTKKLLKMTIDTGIDQRTVVSGIAEFFKPEDIVGKQVSVLVNLEAREIKGILSQGMILMAEDVDGRLDFVAPQSAIKPGSIIR
- a CDS encoding LD-carboxypeptidase; the protein is MTKTPAYLKKGDKVGIVCPAWKAETDINPAIKLLEAWGLGVIIGKTVHSSYRQYAGSDELRTADFQNMLDSDEIKAIFAARGGYGSVRIIDEIDFTSFEKDPKWIIGFSDITVIHSHIHQLFAIPTIHGQMPLTIPDATKASLNSLQDTLFGKKPFYTYKSKAPHVPGEATAPVIGGNLALLVSVLGSVSDMDYDGKILFIEDVGEFYYAIDRMLYTLKRAGKLAKLQGLIVGGFTNLKDNKVAFGWHISELIKDIVGAYGYPIAFDFPAGHIDDNYTLILGREATLKVTQDTVSLRYI
- a CDS encoding DoxX family protein, whose amino-acid sequence is MAILSTLGNYRNTGLLLIRAVLGIMFIMYGYPKIAGGPEMWKGVGAAMGNVGITFGHSFWGFLAALTETLGGFLLIIGFAFRPATLLLAFVMFIAALFHYKTEGFMSASHPIELGFIFIGLALIGPGKYSVDKR